The window AAGATTTTCCGATTCCCCTGAAGAGTCTCTGAAGCTGAAGCTGAATCGAAGAACATCTTTGCAAATTGTAGCAACAAAGCAAAATTTCCAAGTCTGTCGACTTCACTGCCCAAGTCTACCCGATTTCCAGCCTTCTCAACATTCAACAGCTTCCTTCCATTGTCGAGCAATCGGTCAAAAATATTCACCTTGATCTTATTCACCAGCACCTTATCAGTAGATTTCCCCACCACCAAAATGAAGGGCTTCAGCATCGAATCCAGAGTCTCCAAAGCGAGCGGAAGGAGATCTTCAATCTCATCCAAGAAGACCTCGGTGACGTGATAGTTAACGCCATTGGCCGGGTACCTATCCATCGCAAGGAGCGATTTTTTTGAAAGGATGCCGATCATCCGGGCCACGAGGTCCGGATTCCACGCGTTCTTCCTCAACAGGAGGAAGGCATGGCGGAGGAACTTCCGGATGAGTAGGTAGAACTTGTCGAGGCGGAGAAAGTCGATGCCGCCCCACTCACGGCGGATGGTGACGAGGAAGGCCTCAAAGTACCGTGCAGCGAGGGGCGCGGCAAGGGACTCGAGGAGAGCGGCAAGACGGCCGGCAAGGTCGACTTGGACGGGGAGCTTGTCGGCGTGCCAGACGCAGTAGAAGAGACCCTTCCAGATCTTGGCGAGGTCGGCGTCGGAGACGGCATCGTCGGTCTGGCGGCAGAGCCACGAGGAGAGCGCGCGAACGGCGCGGTCGCGGGCGGTTCTGTTGCAGGAGGCGAGGCGCTTCGCGATGACCGCCCCGGAGAGGGAGGCGTCCATGGGCGCCACCAGTTGAGGAACCCTCGATCTCAAACCCTAGGCGCTTGATCGAAACCCTAAGGGGGAAGAAAGCAACAAGTAATGCTAACCGGTGAGCGTACCGCCTCAAGTTATGTTTCGGAAAATGCTGTTATAACGTTACTCTTCCTTACATATATCTACCTTGTGATTGGAGGTAACAACAGTGGGGTCCATCTCCAAGAAAGGTGCAACGTTGGTAAAACACTTGTGCTAGGATTAGATATATAAACTTTATTTGGGGCCCACCGGGTTGTGTGGGCTATTCCATGAGTTAGTATAAATCTCCAATGCAATGCTTAATTGTATACATAGGAGGATTAAAAGGCATTTTATACAGGTTTATTGGCATATATTattcaattaaaatattaaattatcctCATTTCTTCTTATCCATTTTATATTTTTgtgtctttattttttatttattctcatttattattattttattcctttaaaaaAATGCTATCAGAAGAAGAGGTGACCATAACCACGTGCTCAACCTTCCACCGCCCGCCCCTCCCATAATCGCCTCCGTCCAGCGATGGTTTCATCTCGCTCACCCGCTCGCCCCTCGCCCTCGTCGCCTCCGATCCCTCTTGAAATCTTCCAACAACAGGTCCTTTCACGGCCACAATCCCCGATCGCCCAACGTGCCTCGCTGACCAACTGGAGTCCCTTGCCGCCGCAGGTTTCTTGATTCGATACTGTTCCTCCACGCTCTTTTTCTTTGATTCGATACTGTTCCTCCGCAGTTAATGGAATGATGGTTTTCAGTTTCGAGTATCTAAAATTACCGTCGATCATGTCTTGCCCCTCCCCATCCGTCGCCTCCGATCCTTCTTAAGATCTTCCAACAACAGGTCCATTCACAGCCGCAATCCCCGATCGCGCACCGTTCCCCTCCTATCAAGTGGAGTCCCTCGCCGCCGCAGGTTTCTTGATTCGATTTCTTTTTCTTGCATAACCTAATGGAATGATGGTTCCAGTTTCGCGTATCTAATCTTACCCTCGACCACTTCTTGCAATTCGTTTCTACTTGCATAATTGTCGTTAAAGATCTTGCTTCGATGATCTGACAATTATATCAAGAACAATCTTGGTCGCTTCATGTGATTCCCAAGTTCATGTCACATCGTTAGGGAAATCTGACCATGGAGATAGTGCTATTAAAGGTTTTCAAACACATCATTTAGAGACAAAGAATATCGAATATGGTTCTGATTCGTGCTTTGGAAATTGCTCATTGCTAGTAACATTAAAGATGTGAATCTGTATATATGTAACTGTTACCATATAGAACATTTATCCCactatttttttgttttattactCTGAACTTTAATTAGATTTCTGCATGCAATGGACAAGTAGCAAATTTGCAACCACTCTCGGACATCATTTTCATCATAGTCTTGATTATTGCTGGATgacaatttttctttcctttgcaCTGCCTGAATGCATCATGTTAGTATGACACACTGCTTGATGCCTGTAGACAAGCAAGCTGCTTCTGACATTCAAATTGATGCAGGAAGATGTCGTTATCTGTTTTTAGAAGTTCATATTACTATTGATATTTCAATCTGCTAATGCCTTTTGTGTTATCCTTATTTTCCTAATTGGCATTGCCTTGTTGCTCAACCTAGTATAAAGGTCAATTCATGTTGGAACTCATCTGATATAGGTTCTCAACAAGAGTAGGAagcaagaataacgataagtgaaCTCCAAATCTGTGCTATCATTGACAGCTACAGCTAATCAAGCTTCTTCAATCTTGGTATTCTTCTCATCTCCGCTGCCCATAGGAGCGATTGGCCTATAGAGGCCTAGTGATACAATTTCTCCAAAGTTCTTTAAGGACATTTGATGGCAAATTTCGGATCAGTGATAAAAGATAGTTCCATTGTCTAGAGCCAACTAGATTATACCATATGTTATTACTGGAAGAAAAGGTGGATGCACACAATCATATGTATTTTGATGGTGTTTAAATCCTTTTATTTTGTGAAGGTAAGATGTTGATGAAGAGTGCATTCCTGTCCAAGATATTAGATCCAAAATTTTATCTAGATTAAATTAGAAGGGATTTTTTAGATGTAATGGCAATGGATAACTTGTtccaaaatgaatatttttcagaAAATTCTTTCCTCATTGTTAGATATGAACTAGGGATCTGAAGCGATGAACATTTGTTTCGAGTGTCTTCAGGTAATAATGTTGTTCTCAAAATCTCTATTTGTGCTTCAGATAGTGCGGGCAAAAACAAATTCCTTGGAGGAAGATGTCCTCCATTTTTAAAGCCTTGTATTAGTATTTAAATTTCAGATCCAAACCTGTGCTATCATTGACAAATGTACAGCTAATCAACCTTTCTTGATCTTCATATTCATCTGATATTTGCTGCTCGTAGGAAGAGATTGGCCTTAAGAGGCTTTGATACAAGTCCTCCAAAGTTCTTTATGGACaattcattgcaaatttcatatcAGTGATAACAGTTAGTTCCATCTACTACAGCCAGCTAGATTTAGACCATATATTGTTACTTCAGGAAAAGGTGGATATCATCCAAAATCATGCACATTTAGATGGTGCTTAAGGTGTTTTATATGAAGGCAAGATGTTACTGAAGAGTGCAATCCTGTCCAAGACATTAGAACCAAAAGTTTATCTGGTTTTAATATGAAAAGATTGTTTAGATGTAATGGCAATGGATAACTTGCTTCCAATATGAATATTTTCAGAAAATTTTTCCTTCATTATAGGTATGAACTAGGGATCTGAAGTGATGAGCATTTGTTTTGAGTGTCTTCAGATAATGATGGTCTTCTCAAAATCTTCATTTGTGCTCTAGCTGATTTGttgttcatcaagatgaaatgatTTGTCTATAAAAACTTAAATGttaaaaatgataattttttttagtacTAACATATAGGATTCATATTAATTAAGTGTCAAATTCatgatgaaaaaataataataatagcagcTGTGCTGGAACATGTAAGGAAGTAGTTTTCTTCTGAATTTGTAGTATCAAGCAGAATACTTTCAGCAGCCAACATATGAATTAAATGAATCAAAGAATAACAAGATTTGTTCTCTCTCTTTTCTATCAGGCAAAGGAGCACTCTGTAGGCAGGCCCTGTGGGAACCTCTTGAGGTCGCTGCAGTAGTTGTAGATCATGTAGTTCTTCTGCACCCACTTCATCTTCTCTTGGCCTGTGGTGTCCAGCTCTTGGCTCCACCACCCGCTGCTGCTGGGGACAGTGTCGGCCCTGAAGCTTCTATATGAGGCCGTGAACGGTGCCTGCGACCAGTCGGTCTTGACCAGGCCGCCTCTGGTAGCCCAGTCATCCGCGTTCCAGAGGCTGGAGTAGATCCTCATGGGCTGGTTCTTGGGGAACTCGACGCCCCTCGATTCCAGGTTCTTGAAGTCTCTGATCGGGGTGCGGTCGACCATGAAGCTGCAGAGGAGGCGACAGAGTGTGAGATCGGCATCGACGGCGTACCGGAACGAAGCTGGGCAAAGCATGGACCGGCGGGGTACTCACATGATATGGCTAGGGTTCCAGAGGATGGTGTAGGTGTGGAAGTCCGCGGTGGGATCAAACCAGAGCTTGAACTGCATCTCCCTGTTCCCCTTCCCTTGGGCGAACACGTTGGTGTGGAGGGTGTAGGGATCTCCGCTGACATTTCCGAGGAACTCGAAGTCGATCTCGTCATGCGTCGGCCCTTGCGAGGACAACTGCAGGCATCAAGCGACACGGCGTCGAACACTTAGTTGCAGAAGATTCAGAACGAAGGAAGAAGAGAATGTACGATGAGACGGGCAAGGAGGGGCATACATAGTAGGCAGTGACGGTGCCGGCGGAGTTCCCCGGAACGAGCTTGATCTGCATGTCGATCTTGCCGAAGAGGTACTCGTTCTTCGACTGGAATCCCGAGCCCGAGGCCTTGTCTAGGGTGAGGGTGAGGAGCTGGCCGCTCTCGAGGACCTTGGCGCGGCCGTCGCCCCAGGTGATGTCGAACTCCTGGTCGAAGTTgccggcggcggcgatggccAGCAAAGAGGAAGCTATCAGCAGAAACCGGATCGCCATTGTGAGCAACACAAGTAGCAGCAGTAGTAGCTGTAAGGAAGAGAAGTGGAGAGTGGGTGATGGGATGAGTGAGGTTTGGAGCTGTTTATAAAGGGGGAAGAGACGAGGAAAGAGAAAGCCATGGTATAGGTTGGGAATGGACTGGAGAGTTCGTGTGGAAAGAAGGTGGTGAGGGGTTTCGCATGGCCAGCTTGCAATTGCACGTCCAATGGCGATCTGCTACTTAAAGTTGGTGCAGTGCCAGCGAGTAACGCAGCTTAATTAGTATGCTCCATGCAGTTCTTTATTGGACGCGCTTGAGACAGAGGTGTTCTCCAGCTGTTGGTGGAGTGGACGCGTTGACTGTCTTCTTTGATCATTTGGTGGGCAGGATTGGAATCCCGAGGGGAAGAGACTGTGAAGGGGAAGGtgcataataataatgatgataattattattattattatcattatgatgatgatgatagcgaatttttaaaaaatatatttaattttgagaAATTTTTAGAAAGTAtcctcatttaaaaaatatatatagtttttttcttcgtaaattgattttgtcattggtcaataataattataatcataatgATGATACTTATAGCAAAttcctaaaaaatatatttaattttgagaattttttagAAAGTATCctcattttcaaaaaaaatttatagttttttttctttgtaaatgatgattttttcctTGGTCGCACTTGTCGTTGATTGCCTTCGCACTTGCACATGTTGATCATGCCTATGCTTATATGTCATTGGTTGAGCTCTAATCGCCTACACTTTTGTCGTTTGCTTGTCTTCGCTCAAGCTGTCATGGATGATCGTTACATACCTGTGACACCTTCGTCAATAGATCATTCGTCGTTTttgtttatttatacatatgtttagaagcatgttttgatttgtttgtgtgtttttgcttgaaaattaTGAGCATGAACAATTTGCACAATTGCATAGCTATCCCTTATCATAATGAGCAAAATTGCTCCAGAATGATTCAGTTTTTACATGTCACGGCTTATTTTCTATAGGTTGTGATGTAAAGCAAAACGTTAACCTACCTTAGAAATCCCAAGTGATACAAGGTTGGATAAAGGTTTGACGTAGTGTTGGATATTGATTGGATTCACAAATTCGCGCATCAAGTCTACGAAAACTTGCTAATGCACCCGACACTCGGTGAGTAGTCTTTTGTAGATTTACGATTATTTATTTACCTTCTAAACTTTTTATTTTCTCATTTCTCTTTTATACACTAAGCGTTtgttgaattgcttataaagttaTTATTTTTGCACGACTTCGAGACTTGTTCATCGTTTGTTCATGAACTaatcaattttttcttttataattccTTTGGGATCTATGTAAGGTTACAACCAAGTTGACTATTTAAGGATATATAACGTAAAGATATTTCATGACTTAAGCAATTCTAACTAAGTTTGTGACAAGGTAAACCTCTAGCCGCGTCTTCAGCACAGACTCTTGATTGCCCACACCTCCGTTGTTGATCACTTGTGTCACGATCAAAGATGAGAA of the Musa acuminata AAA Group cultivar baxijiao chromosome BXJ2-10, Cavendish_Baxijiao_AAA, whole genome shotgun sequence genome contains:
- the LOC103969056 gene encoding probable xyloglucan endotransglucosylase/hydrolase protein 25 codes for the protein MAIRFLLIASSLLAIAAAGNFDQEFDITWGDGRAKVLESGQLLTLTLDKASGSGFQSKNEYLFGKIDMQIKLVPGNSAGTVTAYYLSSQGPTHDEIDFEFLGNVSGDPYTLHTNVFAQGKGNREMQFKLWFDPTADFHTYTILWNPSHIIFMVDRTPIRDFKNLESRGVEFPKNQPMRIYSSLWNADDWATRGGLVKTDWSQAPFTASYRSFRADTVPSSSGWWSQELDTTGQEKMKWVQKNYMIYNYCSDLKRFPQGLPTECSFA